In Piliocolobus tephrosceles isolate RC106 chromosome 5, ASM277652v3, whole genome shotgun sequence, a single genomic region encodes these proteins:
- the LOC111525963 gene encoding olfactory receptor 2H2-like, which yields MIIICNDSHSDFILLGFSNKPHLEKILFWVIFIFYFLTFAGNMVIVLVSLKDPKLHIPMYFFLSNLSLVDLCFTSSCVPQMLINFWGPEKTISYIGCAIQLYVFLWLGATECVLLVVMSVDRYVAVCHPLQYTMIIHPKLCLQLAILAWGTGLAQSLIQSPATLQLPFCSHQMVDDVVCEVPALIQLSSTDTTYNEIQMSTASVILLVVPLIIILSSYGAIAKAVLRIKSTVGQKKAFGTCTSHLLVVSLFYGTVTGVYLQPKNHYAHEWGKFLTLFYTVVTPTLNPLIYTLRNKEVKGALIRLGRRTWDSQNN from the coding sequence ATGATTATAATTTGCAATGACAGCCACAGTGATTTCATCCTTCTGGGCTTCTCTAACAAACCACATTTGGAGAAGATACTTTTttgggtcatttttattttttattttttgacttttgcaGGAAATATGGTCATAGTTCTTGTGTCCTTGAAGGATCCAAAACTCCACATCcctatgtatttctttctttccaacctTTCCTTGGTAGACCTATGTTTCACCAGCAGCTGTGTTCCACAGATGTTGATTAACTTCTGGGGCCCAGAAAAGACCATCAGCTACATTGGCTGTGCCATTCAACTCTATGTTTTTTTGTGGCTTGGGGCCACGGAATGTGTCCTTCTTGTTGTCATGTCTGTGGATCGTTACGTAGCAGTGTGTCATCCACTGCAATATACCATGATCATACACCCAAAACTTTGTCTGCAGCTGGCTATCCTGGCATGGGGGACTGGCTTGGCCCAGTCTCTGATCCAGTCCCCTGCCACCCTCCAGTTACCCTTCTGCTCCCATCAGATGGTGGATGATGTTGTTTGTGAAGTCCCAGCTCTGATTCAACTCTCCAGTACTGATACTACCTACAATGAAATTCAGATGTCTACAGCCAGTGTTATCCTCCTGGTGGTGCCCTTGATCATTATCCTTTCCTCTTATGGTGCTATTGCTAAGGCTGTACTGAGGATTAAGTCAACTGTGGGACAGAAGAAAGCATTTGGCACCTGCACCTCTCACCTTCTTGTGGTTTCTCTCTTTTATGGCACTGTCACAGGTGTCTACCTTCAACCAAAAAATCACTATGCTCATGAATGGGGTAAATTTCTCACTCTTTTCTACACTGTGGTAACCCCAACTCTTAATCCCCTCATTTATACTCTAAGGAACAAGGAGGTAAAGGGAGCACTAATAAGATTGGGGAGGAGGACCTGGGATTCCCAGAATAACTAA